In Nicotiana tabacum cultivar K326 chromosome 21, ASM71507v2, whole genome shotgun sequence, one DNA window encodes the following:
- the LOC107806485 gene encoding limonoid 21-O-acetyltransferse-like, with protein sequence MGFLCASLKKSMAVEIMSKKLVKPSSPTPTQLQSYKLSFFDQLAIRTHVPIVLIYHKLNNSITDELLEESLSETLTHVYPSAGRINKDRRVVDCLDQGVAFIIGKVNCQVEDFLEQARKEIDLANHFWPQGIKDVDDNYDFAITPLVFVQVTRFECGGLALSVAAEHITIDGFTNMKFIYEWAKVCRLGIPSINFFNYDLGDIFPARETSRILKPLASLAIPKDTKTYVAKRFVFNEASISKLRDKIANGVLSFKPSRVEMITALLWRALIRASQAKNGRLRPSLMSFPVNLRGKASVPKLANAFGNFAVEVPVVFTPNETNMEFHNLIALIRDATDKTMVFSAKASNDELVSMAANLYNMTQEWEANEQVDEFTCSSLCRFPMKEADFGLGKPCWMTFGLRQSQVFWLYDADCGSSIAAQVDLNESLMHHFERDQDLNTFTILNN encoded by the coding sequence ATGGGTTTCCTTTGTGCCAGCCTGAAAAAGTCCATGGCAGTAGAAATCATGTCAAAGAAGCTTGTAAAACCATCATCACCAACTCCAACTCAGCTTCAAAGTTACAAGTTGTCTTTCTTTGATCAACTAGCCATTAGAACGCACGTGCCGATTGTTTTAATTTATCATAAGCTCAACAATTCCATCACTGATGAACTTCTTGAGGAATCCTTGTCCGAAACATTAACCCACGTTTACCCATCAGCAGGAAGAATTAACAAAGACCGTCGTGTGGTGGATTGCCTTGATCAAGGCGTTGCATTTATTATTGGCAAAGTAAATTGTCAGGTCGAAGATTTCCTCGAGCAAGCACGCAAGGAGATTGACCTTGCAAATCATTTTTGGCCTCAAGGAATCAAAGATGTGGATGACAATTATGATTTTGCCATTACCCCACTTGTGTTTGTGCAAGTCACTAGGTTTGAATGTGGTGGCTTAGCACTGTCTGTTGCAGCTGAACACATTACAATTGATGGATTCACCAACATGAAGTTCATTTACGAATGGGCTAAAGTATGTAGGTTGGGGATTCCCAGCATCAATTTCTTCAACTATGACTTAGGTGACATTTTCCCAGCAAGAGAAACGTCGAGAATCCTCAAACCTCTTGCTTCCCTAGCTATACCAAAAGACACAAAAACGTATGTCGCGAAGAGGTTTGTTTTCAATGAAGCTAGCATATCAAAGCTGAGAGACAAAATTGCAAATGGAGTTTTGAGTTTTAAGCCTTCAAGAGTTGAGATGATCACAGCTCTCTTGTGGAGAGCATTAATTCGTGCTTCACAAGCTAAAAATGGGCGTTTAAGGCCTTCCCTAATGAGCTTTCCAGTGAACTTACGTGGTAAGGCTAGTGTACCTAAATTGGCAAATGCTTTTGGAAATTTTGCAGTTGAAGTTCCAGTGGTATTCACACCAAATGAGACCAACATGGAATTCCACAACTTGATTGCTTTGATCCGTGATGCAACGGACAAAACTATGGTTTTTAGTGCTAAAGCTTCCAATGATGAGTTAGTTTCAATGGCTGCAAATttatacaacatgacccaagaatgggAAGCAAATGAGCAAGTGGACGAATTCACATGTTCAAGTTTGTGTAGATTTCCTATGAAAGAAGCTGATTTTGGACTGGGAAAACCATGTTGGATGACCTTTGGACTGAGACAAAGTCAAGTGTTTTGGTTGTATGATGCAGATTGTGGAAGTAGCATCGCTGCCCAAGTGGATTTGAATGAAAGCCTAATGCACCACTTTGAACGTGATCAAGATCTTAACACTTTTACTATTTTGAATAATTAA